The following are from one region of the Cryptococcus deuterogattii R265 chromosome 8, complete sequence genome:
- a CDS encoding tRNA pseudouridine(38-40) synthase has protein sequence MSRYTNLTREQLIQKLEALESPSCLAPSLESHLPQTATTKQERKSKKKAEKAFHFPAHPTRHIALLISYHGWPYSGLALQAPATPDGPPVPTVEAELLAALEKTRLIAEGKGWEGCGFGRCGRTDRGVSGEGQVINLWVRSSRRRGDGGGELGDGWRDAAEPEVEKPAVLQEGGEEKGKEKKSKIVPPARQPSEFPYPKLLNSVLPPSIRVLAWSPIPSSFDSRFSCTYRHYRYAFHTRPTPTSPELDLELMSQGAQLLLGEHDYRNFCKLDGSKQIENHTRGVLKAWFEGGESQGVGEGMMVFNLIGTAFLWHQVRHIIAILFLVGAKLEPPSIVSDLLDVERFPSKPNYTMGHPLPLTLHHCGYPDDLIDWRFGGYDGPWQTLSEDEKEEKYSLAMGGREGLDRQLEVARQEAQLRSWQISGSLRKLDSIFGPSRAEKPMGALWPIGGGDYMMSGKYKKVEDRPRGETPDEVNRKWREGKGKVRKEAREAKGMDIDE, from the coding sequence ATGTCACGCTACACCAATCTCACCCGCGAGCAACTCATACAAAAACTCGAAGCTCTCGAATCCCCCTCCTGCCTCGCTCCTTCCCTCGAATCTCACCTTCCGCAGACCGCGACCACTAAACAGGAACGCAAGTCCaaaaagaaggctgagaaggccTTTCACTTCCCCGCCCATCCTACCCGCCATATCGCCCTTCTTATCTCGTACCACGGCTGGCCTTACTCTGGTCTTGCGCTCCAAGCGCCCGCTACGCCCGATGGACCGCCCGTCCCTACCGTCGAGGCGGAACTGTTGGCAGCGCTagagaagacgagattAATTGCGGAAGGcaaaggatgggaagggtgTGGATTTGGAAGGTGTGGACGGACGGATAGGGGAGTGAGTGGGGAGGGGCAAGTGATTAATCTTTGGGTGAGGAGTAGTAGGAGAAGGGGCGATGGCGGTGGGGAGTTGGGGGATGGATGGCGGGATGCGGCTGAGCCAGAAGTGGAAAAGCCTGCTGTACTACAGGAAGggggggaagagaaagggaaagagaaaaagagcaaaATCGTCCCGCCTGCTAGACAACCGAGCGAGTTTCCATACCCAAAACTTCTCAATTCTGTCCTCCCACCTTCTATACGAGTCCTCGCCTGGTCCCCTATCCCGTCATCATTCGACTCGCGATTCTCCTGCACGTACAGGCACTACCGCTACGCTTTCCACACCCGACCTACACCTACTTCTCCTGAACTCGACCTCGAGCTTATGAGCCAAGGTGCTCAGCTCTTACTAGGCGAACACGATTACCGTAATTTCTGCAAACTGGACGGGTCAAAACAGATTGAGAACCATACGCGAGGCGTATTGAAAGCGTGGTTtgaaggaggggagagtCAAGGTGTAGGGGAAGGGATGATGGTGTTCAACTTGATCGGTACCGCTTTCCTATGGCATCAAGTCCGTCATATCATtgccatcctcttccttgtcgGTGCCAAGCTCGAACCGCCTTCCATTGTCTCTGACTTGCTCGATGTAGAGCGCTTCCCTTCAAAGCCCAACTACACTATGGGTCACCCTTTACCTCTCACTTTACACCACTGTGGGTATCCCGATGATCTGATCGATTGGCGGTTTGGCGGATACGATGGTCCATGGCAGACGTTatcagaagatgaaaaggaggaaaagtaTAGCCTCGCAATgggcggaagagaaggtttGGACAGACAACTGGAAGTTGCACGCCAGGAAGCTCAGCTACGAAGTTGGCAGATATCAGGTTCTTTACGGAAACTTGATTCCATCTTTGGCCCCTCGCGCGCTGAGAAACCCATGGGGGCTCTGTGGCCAATAGGCGGGGGAGATTATATGATGAGTGGAAAGTAcaagaaagtggaggatcGGCCGAGGGGTGAGACACCAGATGAGGTGAATAGAaagtggagagaaggtAAAGGAAAGGTTAGGAAAGAAGCGAGGGAGGCGAAGGGGATGGACATTGATGAGTAA
- a CDS encoding U1 small nuclear ribonucleoprotein C produces MGKYYCDYCDIYLTHDSMNARKAHNSGRNHVANVRDYFAGLGGNQAQSLIDQIIQQHESGGRNQMMMAPSMRLGAGFMNPLATQPGYPGPPPPGAFPSFPPAAGAPPFRPPFPPSSAPGAPPPSMPPFLPPNASASAGMGSTPPFPPSTASPNPGMPPFRPPMGMGMPPAPAQAQGSLMGMPQQGQQGTFTPAQEVPQGAGAGIHPDRLRMLGQ; encoded by the exons ATGGGGAAATACTATTGCGACTACTGCGATAT CTATCTCACGCACGACTCTATGAACGCCCGCAAAGCGCACAATTCGGGTCGTAATCACGTCGCCAACGTCCGAGACTATTTTGCCGGCCTGGGTGGGAACCAGGCGCAAAGTCTGATTGACCAGATTATCCAGCAGCACGAAAGCGGGGGTAGAaatcagatgatgatggcgcCGAGTATGCGATTGGGTGCAGGATTTATGAATCCCTTGGCTACTCAGCCTG GATACCCCGGtccccctcctcccggagcattcccttctttccccccTGCAGCCGGTGCACCGCCCTTCcgccctcctttccccccaTCCTCAGCACCCGGTGctcctcccccttccatgccaccttttcttcctcccaacGCTTCCGCCAGTGCCGGTATGGGGAGTACACCCCCTTTTCCACCTAGTACAGCTTCACCAAACCCCGGTATGCCGCCGTTCAGACCACcgatggggatggggatgcctcctgctcctgctcaaGCACAAGGATCACTGATGGGGATGCCGCAACAGGGACAGCAAGGAACATTTACACCGGCACAAGAGGTTCCTCAAGGGGCTGGGGCGGGAATACACCCTGATCGATTGAGGATGTTGGGACAATAG
- a CDS encoding rab GTPase activator: protein MPYLDLRELNALTQLANRGGLGSAIALTDCVAEEPDQLMYIRNDHLIILRDLGNVLIASCEGVVGWVRRENLRFVTLASGSANVSPILDKPQEDSLPITVLTAPSPPPTTSPHAIKSERDDALDTPFIEFKRSSDPFDLESESPQVSPALSLSSSGSNCQRLDGYFPPPRPPKSRFRQSPSPSVSGKRGDGDSEDRARKNSGTGSEAMGGIGRLMMDIAAREPSPDLLSASLPLDREESEYDSDRSWDIYGDYARESMYGPLMKIGERPPSSARGRESSLHRVAGWSNENEMEEENVKEKVVDALRSAQAVIAPEEVQEAKELKIDETTPKIPACPWPITPSAFNVIEEAPKNPVAESQPLEDASCVEAAQAPETAEPIEMAKSSSKCSSTNSYSIITPVSEKDDPHSSVCHDTMPIPTPAFIPPRHSNFPPSPSQSQSPFPSPSLDSPWMPGSPSSPHSIAATRSAVEASRDTRQMGRKSKGLTLVGRMNGDLSSAHGPVPIRFLVNKDGIPVAVPTPHGAQSPGAPGIGLGLPLPTQEKRVISPLASPVNIETPTMQTQIHPPAPCRSFTEPTTCTTSPKTSSSLSGHDTVQDKTPIRLMRPRSRSFSSSVTKTLGVGHNSSTSSALSINTSNRHGSFTPSLNLPQSNHKKLFKSSFGPSTTSLSPQSPHSPGMSFLTRGNNANDSVVSLIQPLVSPQSTTFPFSSKSSKSSKKTSSRALPSPVSHKDFAEQTVKAEGMDFELIHPQKSSFSPTGSSNLDTVYSASSSEFQGQGVALKGAVEHLKRKPTMGSVCSSSAYSSRALYDTDEWGFLKEKSPTPEIFQSRNAPGDHRAIESKWLSITSSPLPANGPPKKVRKLVLEAGIPNSLRGKVWAWFMAKALLARVPGLYHELLEHDKRSEDERIEQDVLAAYPDHSIFAEPNSPGQQDLRYILRAYSHFAPDGYRPEMALIAGAFLIHCVAEDSFWLLSGLVNSVLKDFYGKEKAGLKVEAAVFERLLSSSEPKLAKLFKEIELQPIEFMGKWFGQLFIRCLPWPTALRVVDAVVCEGTRFLLIASLAVLSLSRDRLLRLPPNHDIIVNYLHNLPQDSLLLPAHFMKACEGVKYEEKEYRKIRNTVEKGRVPLAWMKEA from the exons ATGCCATACCTCGACCTCAGAGAGCTCAACGCCCTCACACAGCTCGCAAACAGGGGCGGCCTCGGCTCAGCCATCGC CCTCACGGACTGTGTGGCCGAAGAGCCTGACCAGCTGATGTACATCCGGAACGATCACCTTATCATCCTTCGTGATCTGGGCAATGTCTTGATCGCGTCGTGCGAGGGCGTCGTTGGATGGGTTCGAAGGGAGAATCTACGATTCGTTACCCTGGCTAGTGGCAGTGCGAATGTCAGCCCCATCCTTGACAAGCCGCAAGAAGACTCTCTCCCAATCACTGTCCTCACGGCACCATCGCCTCCACCGACGACTTCTCCCCATGCAATCAAGTCTGAACGTGACGATGCTCTCGACACGCCGTTCATTGAATTCAAACGTAGTTCTGATCCATTTGACCTCGAATCGGAGTCTCCTCAGGTATCTCCTGCGCTATCTTTGTCATCATCTGGGTCCAACTGTCAAAGATTAGACGGTTacttccctccccctcgACCTCCCAAGTCGCGTTTTCGACAATCCCCGTCTCCGTCTGTCAGCGGAAAgaggggagatggggaCAGTGAAGATAGGGCGAGGAAAAATTCGGGCACGGGCAGCGAGGCTATGGGAGGTATTGGAAGGCTTATGATGGATATCGCTGCTCGCGAGCCTTCGCCTGACCTACTCTCAGCTTCACTCCCCCTTGACCGGGAAGAGAGCGAGTACGATTCTGACCGGTCATGGGATATCTATGGTGACTATGCTCGCGAGAGTATGTACGGTCCTTTGATGAAAATTGGTGAGCGACCGCCTAGCTCGGCCAGGGGGCGCGAATCGTCTTTGCACCGAGTCGCAGGATGGAGCAATGAGAacgagatggaggaagagaatgtaAAGGAAAAAGTAGTCGATGCCTTGAGGAGCGCACAGGCTGTAATCGCTCCTGAAGAGGTCCAAGAGGCGAAAGAGCTCAAGATTGACGAAACAACACCAAAGATCCCCGCTTGCCCCTGGCCTATCACTCCATCCGCATTCAACGTCATTGAAGAGGCGCCCAAGAACCCGGTGGCAGAGTCCCAGCCTCTAGAGGATGCTTCCTGTGTGGAAGCGGCCCAAGCGCCAGAGACTGCGGAGCCCATTGAGATGGCGAAGTCATCCAGTAAATGTAGTTCCACTAATTCCTATTCCATCATCACTCCTGTCTCTGAAAAGGATGATCCCCACTCGTCTGTCTGTCACGACACCATGCCAATCCCTACTCCTGCTTtcattcctcctcgtcactCTAATTTCCCCCCGAGCCCTTCTCAGTCCCAatctcccttcccctcaCCCTCTCTAGACTCTCCTTGGATGCCTggttctccttcatctccgcATAGCATCGCAGCGACACGTAGTGCTGTAGAAGCATCTCGTGATACTCGGCAGATGGGCCGCAAATCAAAAGGATTAACGCTGGTAGGTAGGATGAATGGCGATTTGAGCTCTGCTCATGGTCCGGTGCCTATCAGATTCTTGGTCAACAAGGATGGAATACCTGTGGCCGTCCCTACGCCCCATGGTGCCCAATCACCAGGGGCTCCGGGGATCGGTCTTGGCTTGCCCCTTCCAACTcaggagaaaagggtgaTTTCTCCGCTGGCCTCGCCTGTGAATATTGAAACTCCTACCATGCAGACGCAGATTCATCCCCCCGCACCTTGTAGGAGCTTTACAGAGCCTACAACATGTACGACATCTCCTAAAACAAgttcttctctttcggGGCACGATACTGTGCAGGATAAGACGCCTATACGTTTAATGAGACCCAGATCGAGGAGTTTCTCGTCGTCAGTCACGAAAACGTTGGGCGTTGGGCACAATTCATCGACATCGTCTGCATTGTCCATCAATACCTCCAACCGTCATGGATCATTTACTCCATCGCTTAACCTCCCACAATCCAATCACAAAAAGCTCTTCAAATCATCTTTCGGACCATCTACCacatccctctccccccaatctcctcattctcctgGTATGTCATTCCTTACCAGGGGGAACAACGCCAACGACTCTGTCGTCTCCCTTATTCAGCCGCTCGTTTCACCCCAATCAAccacttttcccttctcctctaaatcttccaaatcttcaaagaagacgagcTCGAGAGCGCTCCCAAGTCCAGTAAGCCATAAGGACTTTGCGGAACAAACTGTCAAAGCGGAGGGGATGGATTTCGAACtcattcatcctcaaaaatcatcattctcaccGACTGGCTCGTCTAATCTTGATACAGTCTACAGTGCTAGCAGTTCCGAGTttcaagggcaaggggTTGCGCTAAAGGGAGCAGTGGAAcatttgaaaagaaagcCGACGATGGGGAGTGTATGCTCGAGCTCGGCTTATTCGTCGAGAGCATTGTATGATACGGATGAATGGGGGTTCTTAAAGGAAAAGAGCCCGACTCCAGAGATTTTCCAGTCGAGAAATGCGCCGGGCGATCATCGTGCTATCGAGAGCAAATGG CTGTCAATAACATCGTCCCCCCTTCCTGCAAACGGTCCACCTAAAAAGGTCCGAAAGCTTGTATTGGAAGCTGGTATTCCTAACTCTCTGAGAGGCAAGGTTTGGGCGTGGTTCATGGCGAAAGCTCTATTAGCAAGAGTGCCGGGATTGTATCATGAGTTGTTGGAGCATGATAAGAGATCCGAGGATGAGCGAATCGAGCAAGATGTCTTGGC GGCCTATCCGGACCACTCTATATTTGCCGAACCCAACTCTCCAGGACAGCAAGACCTGCGCTATATCCTCCGCGCGTACTCGCATTTTGCCCCCGACGGGTATCGTCCCGAGATGGCGTTGATTGCGGGCGCATTCCTCATTCATTGTGTAGCTGAGGACTCGTTCTGGCTTTTGAGTGGGCTGGTAAACAGTGTGTTGAAAGATTTCtatggaaaagaaaaggctgGCTTGAAGGTAGAGGCTGCGGTGTTTGAAAGGCTGTTGAGCTCGTCAGAGCCGAAGCTGGCAAAATTGTTTAAGGAGATTGAGTTGCAAC CGATTGAGTTCATGGGGAAATGGTTTGGACAATTGTTCATCAGATGCTTGCCGTGGCCTACTGCCCTCCGTGTGGTTGACGCCGTTGTATGTGAAG GTAcccgcttcctcctcatcgcATCATTAGCcgttctttctctttctcggGATCGTCTCCTCCGCCTACCACCAAACCATGATATCATCGTCAATTACCTTCACAACCTTCCTCAGGACAGTCTCCTACTTCCTGCGCACTTTATGAAGGCATGTGAAGGAGTCAagtacgaagaaaaggaataTAGAAAGATCAGAAATACGGTGGAGAAGGGCCGTGTGCCGCTTGcgtggatgaaggaagcgTAG
- a CDS encoding alpha-1,2-mannosidase: MDGLRQRGGPQPMPRPPRNPPAPQPTIRTIRRFVQRYINPLRPFIVALVLALVSFIFAVSTFFSPLAFVYRHLSLQNPTDIQDVQNGWMIKYGLGEEESGRHLRDGQVIGHADFGDGRSRGCNEEFVQPESQALGWVNVMLGNGGPEPNLSGGMIPAVAPPFGMTRWSPQTRKNYVSMCPYNQTDTKLHGFIATHQPAIWMGESGPVEISPGLGTIIVTDFDKRGLPFKREDEYASANYYRNLLDARDNGEIQVEMSATSRVGHLRFTFNPSPAPPSHANPSGPRAKPYITVHSSRATYLVHGDKPEDRVPYFPKGFVEIDVEKQEVRGWNDERQDHILVGTALPASNFKTYYVARFSKPFKTFGISHHGQVERGLRETRGEGEVLAGWVGFEEEEEVMVDVKVGVSFISVEQAGRNIDLEIPHTQSLSTTSYQTRSLWAEKLDRLSVSGATPQNLTVLYTSVAHTLVYPYEIHERVPVDQDAEGKGKGKDEWQYFSGYLNRSTPGLSYSGYSLWDTFRAQTAWLLLLAPSIVPSMLASMLQDYREGGRLPMWKNLVETNIMVGTHADAVLAQAMEAGVEDFGGFGKEKVWEAVREDAFTPPERDTELRYFDREEGTPQEARAGLTEYMALGYVAADLHSEAGSRTLDYAYDDHAAAIIATHLSLPPSTIDLLRNRSLSYKNMWNAETGFMESRNSDGSWAGEDEGWTEGDHWAYSLDVMHDVPGLIELMGGNQTFIDFMNRHFDEGHNLHTNEPSHHIPYLYMFAGAPYKTQEWVRSLGRSEYNHTAAGLSGNEDCGQMSAWYIFSALGVYPVDPASANYVLGAPFFDKITLRLPRAPWYDGDDTRQEKVWEVVAKGASEGKVYVKSLKIEGHEMEGVEVGHDVLVKGGKWIWEMEETPQVWGI, translated from the exons ATGGACGGTCTCAGACAACGGGGGGGGCCGCAGCCCATGCCCCGTCCACCCCGTAACCCTCCTGCTCCCCAGCCTACAATACGCACCATCCGCCGATTCGTACAACGCTACATTAACCCACTTCGGCCATTCATCGTCGCCTTAGTTCTCGCTCTCgtttccttcatcttcgcaGTGTCtaccttcttttccccgCTGGCTTTCGTCTATCGCCACCTCTCCCTACAGAACCCGACGGATATTCAAGATGTCCAGAATGGGTGGATGATCAAGTACGGCTTaggtgaggaggagagtgggCGGCATTTGAGAGACGGACAAGTCATAGGACATGCCGACTTTGGGGATGGACGAAGCAGAGGATGTAATGAGGAATTCGTACAACCTGAAAGTCAGGCGTTGGGGTGGGTGAATGTCATGCTTGGTAACGGAGG ACCTGAGCCAAACTTGAGTGGAG GTATGATCCCCGCCGTCGCACCTCCATTCGGTATGACTCGCTGGTCACCGCAGACTCGTAAAAACT ACGTCTCGATGTGCCCATACAATCAGACGGATACAAAGCTTCACGGTTTCATCGCTACCCATCAACCCGCCATTTGGATGG GCGAATCCGGCCCGGTAGAAATCTCCCCTGGACTAGGTaccatcatcgtcaccgATTTCGACAAGCGTGGTCTGCCATtcaagagagaagatgaatatGCCAGTGCCAACTATTATCGGAATTTGCTGGATGCCAGGGATAACGGTGAGATCCAAGTTGAGATGAGTGCCA CTTCAAGAGTTGGCCACCTGCGCTTTACATTCAACCCCTCACCAgcccctccttcccatgCCAACCCTTCCGGACCAAGAGCCAAGCCATACATAACCGTCCACTCGAGCCGTGCCACATACCTCGTACACGGCGATAAACCCGAAGACAGAGTACCTTATTTCCCCAAAGGGTTTGTTGAGATTGATGTTGAAAAACAAGAGGTTAGGGGATGGAATGATGAGCGGCAGGA CCACATCCTAGTTGGTACTGCCCTCCCTGCATCAAATTTCAAGACGTACTACGTAGCTCGATTCTCCAAACCTTTCAAAACATTCGGCATTTCCCATCACGGCCAAGTAGAGAGAGGTTTGAGAGAAAcgagaggggaaggggaggtaCTGGCAGGGTGGGTagggtttgaagaagaagaggaggtaaTGGTGGATGTAAAGGTGGGAGTTAGTTTTATCAGTGTTGAACAAGCTGGTCG CAACATCGACCTCGAAATCCCACATACCCAGTCCCTCTCTACTACTTCTTACCAAACCCGCTCTTTATGGGCTGAGAAGCTAGATCGCCTGTCCGTATCGGGTGCAACACCTCAGAATCTGACAGTGTTGTATACATCAGTCGCGCATACTCTTGTTTATCCTTATGAGATTCATGAGCGTGTGCCTGTTGATCAGGATgcagagggaaagggaaaaggaaaagacgaaTGGCAATACTTTTCTGGATACCTCAATCGCTCTACACCCGGTTTATCCTACTCTGGCTACTCCCTCTGGGATACTTTTCGTGCCCAAACCGCTTggctccttcttcttgcgcCTTCCATAGTGCCTTCAATGTTAGCGAGCATGTTACAAGACTATAGAGAAGGGGGCAGGTTACCGATGTGGAAAAATTTGGTGGAGACGAATATCATGGTGGGGACGCATGCTGATGCCGTGCTCGCCCAAGCAATGGAAGCGGGTGTCGAGGATTTTGGAGGgtttggaaaggagaaagtaTGGGAGGCGGTTAGGGAGGATGCGTTTACGCCACCTGAGAGGGATACTGAGCTTAG ATACTTtgacagagaagaaggtacACCCCAGGAAGCACGAGCAGGGTTGACAGAGTACATGGCGTTGGGGTATGTGGCGGCCGATTTACATTCTGAAGCGGGTAGTCGGACGTTAGATTACGCCT ATGACGACCACGCTGCTGCTATCATCGCCACccatctttccctccccccTTCCACCATCGACCTCCTTCGCAATAGGTCATTATCATATAAGAACATGTGGAACGCCGAGACAGGCTTCATGGAAAGCAGGAATAGTGATGGGTCTTGGGctggggaggatgaaggtTGGACAGAGGGTGATCATTGGGCTTATAGTCTTGATGTCATG CATGATGTGCCAGGGCTTATCGAGTTGATGGGTGGGAACCAAACCTTTATCGATTTTATGAACCGTCATTTCGACGAGGGACACAACCTGCACACCAACGAACCATCTCATCACATC CCATATCTCTATATGTTCGCCGGTGCTCCATACAAAACGCAAGAATGGGTCCGCTCTCTCGGTCGATCTGAATACAACCACACTGCAGCTGGATTATCGGGTAATGAAGATTGTGGCCAAATGTCCGCATGGTACATCTTTTCTGCCCTCGGTGTTTACCCTGTCGACCCAGCAAGCGCAAATTATGTACTCGGGGCGCCATTCTTCGATAAGATTACTTTACGATTACCGAGGGCACCTTGGTATGATGGTGACGATACTAggcaggagaaggtgtGGGAGGTGGTAGCAAAGGGGGCGAGTGAAGGAAAAGTTTATGTGAAGTCTTTGAAAATTGAAGGGCACGAGATGGaaggggtggaggtgggaCATGATGTTTTGGTGAAAGGAGGTAAATGGATatgggagatggaagaaacgCCTCAGGTTTGGGGAATCTGA